Within Sorangiineae bacterium MSr11367, the genomic segment AGGTCATTCGGCACTCCAGCGCCCACGTCATGGCGGACGCCGTGCAGCGCCTTTTCCCCGGCACCAAGGTCACCATCGGCCCGTCCATCGAGGATGGCTTCTACTACGACTTCGACAAGCCCAACGGCCCCTTCACCGAGGAAGACCTCGCGAAGATCGAAGAGACGATGCGCGGCATCGTCAAAGAGGACACCGAGTTTCGGCGTGAGGTCATCGCGCGCGAGGCGGCCATCCGCCTCTTCAACGAAATGGGCGAGACCTACAAGGTCGACATCATCGAGCGCCGCCCCGTCGACGAGGAGCTCACGCTCTACCGCCACGGCAAACCGGGCGCCGAATGGGTCGACTTCTGCAGCGGCCCGCACGTCCCGCGCACCGGCTTGCTCAAGGCCGTGAAGCTCACCAGCGTGGCCGGCGCTTACTGGCGCGGCGACGAACGCAACCCGATGCTCCAGCGCATCTACGGCACCGCGTTCCCCTCGCAGGACGCCCTCAAAGCGCACCTGACCGCCATCGAAGAGGCCAAGGCCCGCGACCACCGCAAGGTCGGCAAGGAGCTCGATCTCTTCTTGTTCGACGCGGCGGCGCCGGCCATGCCGTTTTTCCTGCCGAAGGGCGCCTACGTCTACAACAAGCTCTTCGAGTACATGCGCGACCTTTACGTCAAGCAAGGCTACGAAGAGGTCATCACCCCGCAGCTCTTCGACCCGAAGCTGTTTCGCACCAGCGGTCACCTCGGTCACTACAACGAGAACATGTACCGCGTGTGGACCGAGGACCTTCTCGACGAGATGACCGAGGAAGAGAAGGCCAAGGGCTTCGACGCCGTCGCCGAGAAACTGCGCTCCCAGTCCTTCGGCCTCAAGCCGATGAACTGCCCGAGCCACTGCGCCATCTTCGGCGCACGCAGGCGCTCTTACCGCGAGCTGCCCTGGCGCGTTGCCGACTTCGGCCGCCTTCACCGTTACGAACGCGGTGGCGTCCTTCACGGCTTGTCGCGCGTCCGCAGCTTCTGCCAAGACGACGCCCACATCTTCTGCACCGAGGAGCAAGTCGGCGCCGAAACCAAGGCGTTTCTCGACTTTTTCTACCAGGTGTACCGCACCTTCGGCTTCGAGAAGATCGACGTCAAGCTCGCCACCCGCCCCGAAAGCCGTATGGGCTCGGACGAACTCTGGGATCGCGCCGAGGCCGCCCTGGCCGAAGGCCTCAAGTCCGCGGGCATCGCGTACGAAATCTCCGAAGGGGAGGGGGCCTTCTACGGGCCGAAGCTCGAGTTCCACGTGCAGGATGCCCTCAAGCGCAGCTGGCAGCTCGGCACCTTCCAGTACGATCCCAACCTGCCCGAGCGTTTCGACCTGAGTTACATCGGCGCGGACGGCAAAGAGCACCGCCCGGTCATGCTCCATCGCGCGATTTTTGGCTCGCTCGAGCGCTTTTTCGCCATCTACCTGGAGCACTGCGCCGGAAATTTCCCGACCTGGCTCTCGCCGAAGCAAGCCATCGTGCTTACCGTCACGGACAAAGTGGATTCCTACGCCCTGGAAAGCCGAGAAAAGCTGGTCGCACGCGGCATTCGCGCCGACATCGACCACAGCGCAGACAAGCTCGGCGCCAAGATCCGCAACGCCCGCCTCGCCCGCTACCCCTACCTGTGTGTGGTGGGTCAGAAAGAGGCAGAAACCGGCACTTTGGGCGTTCGCTCCCGCGACCGCGGCGAGCTCGGTGCCATTTCTTTCGACGAATTTGCTGAAATGGTCCTGCGTGAGAGCCGGCCTTAGCCTCCGCCCCGCACGGTTCGGGGCGAAGGTCGCGGTCCGCACGCCTCCGACGGAGGCGTGCGTCAAAGGCAGGCCCTGCGGTTGCCTGTTGACGGCACCTGCGCGCCCACAGCTATCATCCGCCCCACTTTCGCCCGATGTGGTTTTCCCGTATGGGATTTGTCTCGATTGTTTTTCCGGCCGCGATGAACGGCCCCGCTCACGAAAAGAAAGCAACTAGGAGGTTACGGTCAGCCAATGCCGATGGGTCGCCCTCGCTTTGATCCGCGCCAGCAGCAGCGCGGTTTTCAGATTCGCGTCAATCACCGCATTCGAGTCCCGGAAGTCCGAGTCATCGGCGCCGACGGCGGGATGCTCGGTGTGCTGCAAACCCACGAAGCGTTGAGAATGGCGCAAGAGCAGGGGCTCGATCTCGTCGAGGTCAACCCCAAGGCCGAGCCGCCGGTCTGCAAGATCCTCGATTTTGGTAAATACAAATACGAGGAGAAGAAGAAGACGGCCGAGGCCAAGCGCAAGCAGACCGTGGTCGAAATCAAAGAGATCAAGCTTCGTCCGAAGACCGACGATCACGACATCGCCTTCAAGGTGAAGGCTGCGCGTCGCTTCATCGAGGCCGGTCACAAAGTGAAGGTGACCGTGCGCTTCCGCGGCCGCGAGATCACGCACCCGGAGAAGGCGCAAGAGCAGCTCACCATCGTCATCCAAGCGACCGACGACGTGGCCAACGTCGAAACGCGCGCGATGATGGAAGCACGCACCATGACGGTGCTCCTCGCACCGAAGCCCGCCGTGATGCAGAAGGTCGCGCAGGCGAAGATCGCCGCCGAAAAAGCTCGCCAACAGGCTGAGAAAGAAGGCCGCGCTCTTCCGTCGGATCCCTCGATCCTCAACGTCGACGACATCGATGACGATGATGATGACGACGACGATGACGATGATGACGAGGCGGCGGCGAACTGAGGTCACATCGTCATCGACCGGATGACGAGTGGTGACTTCGGAAGAGGCTCGACTACAACGTCGTTGTTGATTTTTTGACACGAACATACGGACGTGTCGGCCATGGCCGAGCTAAGCTCGTGTCATCATGAAAAAATCCCTCCGACGTAGCTTCTTCACGTTCGCGATGGTGGGGACGTTGCTCGCTTCGGCGAGCGACGTCCAAGCGTCACTCACCCTCGGTGAGACGTCGCAAGTTCGTCAGTTCGTCACGTCCGCCCAGTTGGCGAACGCTCCGCGGTTGCGTGCGCTGGTCGCGCGCCCCGATCTCAGCCTCGATGAGTCGGCTGCCGCCCTTTCCGATGCACTCACAGCGCAAGTCTTCAACGACACGCGCGCGTCCTTCCTTCACGAGCTCGTCTTTGGCGGAGCCTCACGCGCCTCGCGCTCGGTCCTCGCCTTGGCCGCCACCCGCGCGGTGCTCGCGCGTGCAGATGCACTCTACACGCTTTCCGCGGAGGATCTCGACAAGCACCCGCGTGCAGCCGCGGAGCTCCAAGGGATCTACGCGTTTCTCTCGTCCGATCTGGCAACCCCCGGCCAGCGGCGTGGTCTCGGCGCCGACCCGCTCTCGGGCATCGCGCTCACCACCTACGATGACTGCGTCCGCGCCATCGCGGGCCACATCGACAAGCATCCCAAGCTGCTTCGCATCGGCGTCCCCGTCTCGGCGACCGTCTCCAAGGTGCGCGCACAAGTGCAGCTTGCCCTCGCCGATTTCGTCAACGACGGCCCCACGTACCGCATCGACGTCGCCGATCGCCTCGCATTGACCGGCGCACGCCGCTCCTTCTTCACGGAGTCGGGCGTACTGGTGCTCGACGCGGGCAAGTCCAGCGACGGCCACATCGAGTCGGTCCGCCGTCTCTGGAGCCGCCTGCCCGGCGCTCGCACCGACGCCAACGCGATTTACTTCGGCGACGCGAACCCTGGCCTTCGCGCACGCGGCTCGGTGTTGGCGGTGAAGACGCCCCTCGAAGCGAAGAAGGTCGAGCTCTTCGGAGCCGACGTGGAAGCAGGCCCCGTCGATGGCGCCATCGCCGATTTCGCATGGGAACTGGCCAACGTGGCCGTACGCCGCGCATTGTCGAACCGCGCCGAGTTGCGCACGCAAACGGAACGCGACGTCCGCCAGCTTCGCGGCGACGCCAATAAGCTCATTGGGCACGTCACCGAGCCTTCACCCGAATTGGCCCTGACGTCCGCCGCGCAACTCCTGTTGATCGACGCCCAGCGCACCGTCGATTCCGTCTCCTCGCGATTCTTGTCGGGAGCCCCCGACAGCTCCGCCATCCTGGCCGACGCCGTCGCCGTCTTGGTCGCCGCCTCCCCCAACGCGCCCTCGTCGGTGGGGGCATCGATTCCCGTCGGCAAATACGATATGGCGACGGGCACGACGGAAACGACCTTCGCCACCGCCGTACGCCTCGGCCCGAGCGGACTCGGAGTGACGGGTTTCACATTGTCCGGCCGCAAATGGGATTTCTCCCGCGGCGACTCGGGCGTCGTCACATCCGTCCAATGCGACGGCACCGCGGTCAATGCCACCGCATTGTCAACACTCCGCAAACCGGGAGTCGGCGCGACATCCGCAATTGTCGCGACGTCGCGGCAAGCCCTCGAGGACAAACCGACTACGAAGATCGACAAGACCGCCGCCGTTGGCGCCAAATCCGAGAAACCAACGCGATAACCATGATTTACAAAGCCAATCGCGCCAATGGCGCGATTGGCTTCCATCGACGTTGCGAAATTTTGGCGCCGGACTCTTGTACCCGCGCTCGGCACGGCCGTAGTCTGCGCGGCCATGAAAAGAACGACTGTCCTGGCTTTGGGGGCAACACTTGGCTTCCTGGGCCTATTCACCACCGCCGCCGCCATCGCCGGCTGCAGCAGCGACGACGACAACAAAACTGCGCCGCGTCGCCTCTCTCAGAAGAACGAAGCCTGTCAGAGCTCGAACGATTGCGCCGACGGCCTCGCGTGCCGTCCAACTTCGTCTTCAGGCTCGGCGGGTGTTTGTGTTACGAGCGTGTTCAAGCTCGCGCCGACGGCAAAGTTTTGCGACACAACGCAATGCTCACAAAAGAGCGACTGCTGCCCGAAGCCCACCGACCTGGTTCAAGAGGTAGGCTACACATGCGAGACGCTGCAGCGATACTGCGGTGATGGCGGACCGGCCGGTGAGCCGTTTTGCGGATACCACGCCAAGTACTGTACTTGCGATAAGTCGGAATGCGTCAACGATAAGTGCGTTCGGACCGTGTGTGCTGTCGATACGGAATGTCCGATTTCGGGCAGAAATCATTGTTCCGGTGGGCAGTGTGTGGCGTGTGTCGAGGACACTCACTGCAGCGATGGTAGGACGTGCGTAAACGGCGAATGCAAGGCGCCATGCACTCTCGACTCGGACTGCAGCAACTTCGACCGTTGCCAATCCGGCAAATGCGTCAACTCTGGTTGCAAATCCGATCGCGAGTGCGTTGCATATCTACGGGACGTCGAGGCAACGTGCAATCCCGATGGAACATGTTCAAAGCCGTGCCAGACGGATCTCGAATGCGACGAGCCGAATTCGTACGACTTCAATTCGTGTATCGATAAAAAATGCGTTAATGTCGGCTGTTCCAGCGATAAAGATTGCACCCTGAAGAATGGTGGTCAGCCGCCTTCGGATGCAAAGACGAAATACGTCTGCCGCGAGCGCAAAGCAGCGCAGTAACTTCAGAAGAGTGTAGCCGGACGCGTGGCTATGCGCGTCCGGCTCGCGATCAAAGTTCTCTTGTCGCCATCGAAAGCCCGGAATCCGATGGGGGAACGGTTCCACGCCCATCGGCCCGTAGTTCCGGAACGCTGCTACCTCCGGGACCGGGTTTAATCTCGGTATTCGTCAGAATTGGTGCTCCGGCCTTGAAGGTAATCCCGATTGACGGACCTCCACCACCGCTTCCGCTCACTCCCGCGCGCCCACCGGCGCCGCCGTGAGCTCCACTCAACGAGGGGTAGTTCGGCAGACCGCCGGGCTCTCCGCCAGGTGTAGGGACGCTGCCATTGGTTCCTTTTCCGCCGCCACCTCCGCCCGCGGTTTCGATACTCGATGCGAATATTTGTATCGGACTCTGCACTGCGACCAATGCCACGCTTGCACCACCACCAGCACCCGGGGTGCCTGCAACGCCAGGGCAACCGCCCGCACCGCCACCTCCGCCCGTCGATGTTACCAATTG encodes:
- the infC gene encoding translation initiation factor IF-3, with the translated sequence MPMGRPRFDPRQQQRGFQIRVNHRIRVPEVRVIGADGGMLGVLQTHEALRMAQEQGLDLVEVNPKAEPPVCKILDFGKYKYEEKKKTAEAKRKQTVVEIKEIKLRPKTDDHDIAFKVKAARRFIEAGHKVKVTVRFRGREITHPEKAQEQLTIVIQATDDVANVETRAMMEARTMTVLLAPKPAVMQKVAQAKIAAEKARQQAEKEGRALPSDPSILNVDDIDDDDDDDDDDDDDEAAAN
- the thrS gene encoding threonine--tRNA ligase, producing MSAKQTPKQLLLSQGKLDKDIVAVTFGGKLFDLHTPIETTDPTALTPVRSTEPLGLEVIRHSSAHVMADAVQRLFPGTKVTIGPSIEDGFYYDFDKPNGPFTEEDLAKIEETMRGIVKEDTEFRREVIAREAAIRLFNEMGETYKVDIIERRPVDEELTLYRHGKPGAEWVDFCSGPHVPRTGLLKAVKLTSVAGAYWRGDERNPMLQRIYGTAFPSQDALKAHLTAIEEAKARDHRKVGKELDLFLFDAAAPAMPFFLPKGAYVYNKLFEYMRDLYVKQGYEEVITPQLFDPKLFRTSGHLGHYNENMYRVWTEDLLDEMTEEEKAKGFDAVAEKLRSQSFGLKPMNCPSHCAIFGARRRSYRELPWRVADFGRLHRYERGGVLHGLSRVRSFCQDDAHIFCTEEQVGAETKAFLDFFYQVYRTFGFEKIDVKLATRPESRMGSDELWDRAEAALAEGLKSAGIAYEISEGEGAFYGPKLEFHVQDALKRSWQLGTFQYDPNLPERFDLSYIGADGKEHRPVMLHRAIFGSLERFFAIYLEHCAGNFPTWLSPKQAIVLTVTDKVDSYALESREKLVARGIRADIDHSADKLGAKIRNARLARYPYLCVVGQKEAETGTLGVRSRDRGELGAISFDEFAEMVLRESRP